The Styela clava chromosome 13, kaStyClav1.hap1.2, whole genome shotgun sequence genome has a window encoding:
- the LOC144431232 gene encoding uncharacterized protein LOC144431232 yields MRNCFIILTQWKAEQMLDAQAYLKDIFRRRPPTLQADYVHDTSWKNHPIPSFTHLLEFVELRAHLSNNFYGRLMAENDNKPRAVQNFKPRFGKMSAYSTISSSTSQKRNSSPAYRPTHHNGRQQAHGASQKHPQTLCLCCKNDHPLYRCATFKQYDLQHRRDFIRENNLCFDCMRSGHIVKECPSQKRCQADGCTRKHHTLLHQNEMPTRPRSPVTGNIPTDTNSKVNSTNVSSYFANVVNFCDTDCFVRLMVVPVEVEVCDSNHKSLTYAFLDYGATRSLCSTKLARDLALNGEPERCTIRTATGPKLHDGMKVSFTIRGVHEPQTVDVHHALTFDSIPDVRDSIPNTEATQRYPHLRDLDFPLLDKPIDLLIGADVLGRYPITETRVGAAGSPTALHTILGWALTGPDVSIAETNAEVNYLNTIHPIDCNFTDFSSFNEPICHMCAHDFADVNANPCITQPSQDDRRALDFMNQTVTKVDGRFQIGLSWKSDTVSLPYNRNIAEKRLTYLERKFMGDPELFQKYRDKIEGYIQNGYAEVIPSHALTPTNKT; encoded by the coding sequence ATGAGAAACTGTTTTATTATTCTGACACAGTGGAAAGCTGAACAAATGCTGGATGCACAAGCTTATCTCAAGGATATATTTCGTCGTCGGCCACCAACATTACAAGCAGATTATGTACATGACACTTCTTGGAAGAATCATCCGATTCCTTCATTCACTCATTTATTGGAATTTGTTGAACTGAGAGCCCATCTCAGTAATAATTTTTATGGACGTTTAATGGCAGAAAATGACAACAAGCCCAGGgcagtacaaaattttaaacctCGCTTTGGGAAAATGTCTGCCTATTCTACAATCAGTTCTTCAACATCACAGAAGAGGAATTCATCACCTGCTTACAGACCAACACATCACAATGGAAGACAACAAGCTCATGGTGCTAGCCAAAAGCACCCACAAACTTTATGTTTATGTTGCAAGAACGATCACCCTTTATATCGTTGCGCAACATTCAAACAATATGACCTGCAACATCGTCGTGATTTCATTCGAGAGAACAATTTATGCTTCGACTGCATGAGATCCGGACACATCGTCAAGGAATGTCCGTCTCAGAAACGTTGCCAAGCTGATGGGTGTACACGGAAGCACCACACACTACTTCATCAGAATGAAATGCCAACCAGGCCACGATCACCTGTGACCGGAAATATACCCACGGACACTAATAGTAAGGTCAATTCAACAAATGTAAGTTCTTATTTTGCCAATGTTGTCAACTTTTGTGATACTGATTGTTTTGTAAGGCTCATGGTTGTCCCTGTTGAGGTAGAAGTTTGTGATTCGAACCATAAGTCATTGACATATGCCTTCCTAGATTATGGGGCAACTAGATCCTTGTGTTCCACTAAATTAGCTAGGGATTTGGCTCTCAATGGTGAGCCAGAGAGATGTACAATACGGACTGCCACTGGTCCAAAACTTCATGATGGCATGAAAGTTTCATTTACTATTAGGGGTGTCCATGAACCCCAGACCGTTGATGTTCACCATGCCCTGACCTTTGACTCGATACCCGATGTACGAGATTCAATACCAAACACTGAGGCCACACAGCGTTATCCTCACCTACGGGACCTAGATTTTCCCCTATTGGATAAACCGATCGATTTGCTTATTGGGGCTGATGTCCTGGGTCGTTACCCAATTACCGAAACCCGGGTGGGTGCAGCTGGATCCCCCACTGCATTACACACCATCCTAGGTTGGGCCCTTACTGGCCCAGATGTAAGCATTGCAGAGACCAATGCAGAggtcaattatttgaatactaTACACCCAATTGATTGTAATTTTACTGATTTTTCTAGTTTTAATGAACCTATTTGTCATATGTGTGCTCATGATTTTGCTGATGTCAATGCTAACCCATGTATTACTCAGCCATCCCAAGATGATAGAAGGGCACTTGATTTTATGAACCAAACTGTGACCAAGGTTGATGGTCGGTTTCAAATTGGACTTTCATGGAAGTCAGACACTGTTAGCCTTCCCTATAACCGTAATATCGCTGAGAAGCGACTAACGTATTTGGAACGTAAATTCATGGGGGACCCTGaattatttcagaaatataGAGATAAAATTGAGGGTTATATTCAGAATGGTTACGCCGAAGTAATCCCATCACATGCACTCACACCCACAAATAAAACATAG
- the LOC120326643 gene encoding uncharacterized protein LOC120326643 has product MLTGVLIRFRQELTAFVCDIKEMFHRIKVSPEDADAQRFLWWKDHNLDSVPIDFKMLSHNFGNTSSPSVATFALHKVATDNLSNADEMTVRTVMRNFYVDDGLKSVDDPSDAVRLIKQLTELLATGGFHLTKFMSNDINVLQSVPESDRAPAIKDLNLESNSLSRTLGVQWNMHTDEFVVYVNIEPKALTRRGILSMVSQIFDPLGFVQPFILPAKRILQDLCIEGYSWDDPITGLLKDRWENWIDKLHALNGLAIPRCYKPQEFKSNNIQLHCFCGASTSGYGASAYLRLTGDKGEVHCSFVRGVARVTPKQPLTIPRLEFIAAVVAAELANSILQELDHTVDSVIYWSDSMSVIQMINNRSERFKTFVANRINTIHLLSKPHQWHHVESKLNPADIASRGLMPDKLNKAGIWFKGPQFIWGSEDAWTVVNDGIHEVPCDPQLASEMKVHYTEPMISQILLHYMNCYCVTHHSKSYVELLHGYYVFVHMQLGNSHILTIHQLWDFYLWRN; this is encoded by the coding sequence ATGCTAACAGGAGTGCTCATTCGATTCAGGCAAGAATTGACTGCATTTGTTTGTGACATAAAAGAAATGTTCCACAGAATTAAAGTTTCACCTGAGGACGCAGATGCTCAGCGGTTCCTATGGTGGAAGGACCATAATTTGGATAGTGTTCCCATTGACTTTAAAATGTTGTCCCACaactttgggaacacttcatcACCTTCTGTTGCCACATTTGCGCTACACAAAGTAGCCACAGACAATCTGTCGAATGCAGATGAAATGACAGTACGCACCGTTATGCGCAATTTTTACGTCGATGATGGACTGAAATCTGTCGATGATCCATCAGATGCTGTAAGACTAATCAAACAGCTCACTGAATTGTTGGCAACTGGAGGATTTCACCTCACCAAATTTATGAGCAATGATATCAATGTTCTGCAATCAGTTCCAGAAAGTGATCGTGCTCCTGCAATCAAAGACCTCAATCTTGAAAGTAATTCACTCAGTCGCACCCTAGGTGTACAATGGAACATGCACACTGATGAATTTGTAGTATACGTCAACATTGAACCAAAGGCGCTCACTCGAAGAGGCATTCTTTCAATGGTGAGTCAAATCTTTGATCCTTTGGGTTTTGTTCAACCATTCATCTTACCTGCCAAGCGAATTCTGCAGGATCTTTGTATTGAAGGATACTCATGGGATGACCCCATTACTGGTTTACTAAAGGACCGTTGGGAAAATTGGATCGATAAATTACATGCATTGAATGGCCTGGCGATCCCTCGATGTTACAAACCACAAGAGTTCAAAAGCAACAATATCCAATTACATTGTTTTTGTGGTGCCAGCACGTCTGGCTATGGAGCATCAGCTTACTTACGACTTACTGGCGACAAAGGTGAAGTTCATTGTTCCTTTGTCAGGGGAGTCGCTAGAGTAACTCCTAAGCAGCCACTGACTATTCCACGATTGGAATTCATCGCTGCAGTTGTGGCTGCTGAGCTTGCTAATTCAATTTTACAAGAACTGGACCATACAGTTGACAGCGTTATATATTGGTCAGATTCCATGTCAGTTATCCAGATGATCAATAATCGTTCTGAACGCTTCAAGACATTTGTGGCCAACAGAATAAACACAATTCATCTCTTGTCAAAACCACATCAATGGCACCATGTCGAATCTAAGCTGAATCCAGCCGACATTGCTTCTCGTGGTCTAATGCCAGATAAACTAAACAAGGCTGGTATTTGGTTCAAAGGCCCACAATTTATATGGGGAAGTGAAGATGCATGGACCGTGGTTAATGATGGGATCCATGAAGTCCCATGCGACCCACAACTTGCTTCGGAGATGAAAGTTCATTATACTGAACCTATGATCTCACAGATTCTTCTCCATTACATGAACTGTTATTGCGTTACTCATCATTCGAAAAGCTATGTAGAGCTGTTGCATGGCTACTACGTTTTCGTACATATGCAACTTGGAAATTCTCACATTCTGACAATTCACCAACTTTGGGATTTTTATCTGTGGAGGAATTAG